A stretch of the Balneolales bacterium ANBcel1 genome encodes the following:
- the tig gene encoding trigger factor, translated as MNISVEDKSKVDKVLTISATREDLEPRFEKAYRSYRKKINMPGFRPGQAPKSIVKKRFGKEIESEEINNYVQDVFRDEVVPKYDPVGEPQFEDMKWEDGKLEVKIVIGVKPEFELQELSSLTVDKMVHDVTDEEVEKELEHSLERGSTWKEVESPIHEKCRVTVDAVPVNAEGELQEDDKDTDKEIDLGDDGNEEFRVALEGAKTGDTVDVTLGEGDDKEAFRLTVKKVTEPEVPKLDEEFVKQATNGEVTSVDDYRSRIRSQMQNYIDQMSGDMVKQEIMDKLIKAHPDIEIPEGVLAKFQDALLDRMKQQMQGQPLPEDFDEKDYKESVKDDAMREARWAFIIDEFEKKFDDIEIKPEDVDERLATEAARYGLPVEMVKNFYAQSGDQLENLRRSIRTDKLFDRIVNEVQMNELDKEAFQKKKKSESNEESNS; from the coding sequence GTGAATATATCCGTTGAAGATAAATCCAAGGTAGACAAGGTATTGACCATCTCGGCAACTCGGGAGGACCTGGAGCCCCGTTTTGAAAAAGCGTACCGTTCCTACCGCAAAAAAATTAACATGCCCGGTTTCCGCCCGGGGCAGGCGCCCAAGTCGATTGTTAAAAAGCGGTTTGGCAAGGAGATAGAATCCGAGGAAATCAACAATTATGTACAGGATGTGTTCCGGGACGAAGTGGTCCCGAAGTACGACCCGGTCGGCGAGCCGCAGTTTGAAGACATGAAATGGGAAGACGGCAAGCTGGAAGTGAAGATCGTTATTGGTGTTAAACCGGAGTTCGAACTTCAGGAACTATCCTCCCTGACCGTCGACAAGATGGTGCATGATGTCACAGATGAAGAGGTTGAAAAGGAGTTGGAGCACAGCCTGGAGCGAGGCAGCACCTGGAAAGAGGTTGAGAGCCCGATCCATGAGAAGTGCCGGGTTACGGTTGATGCCGTGCCGGTGAATGCTGAGGGCGAGCTTCAGGAGGATGACAAGGATACCGATAAGGAGATTGATCTTGGTGACGACGGGAACGAGGAGTTCCGGGTAGCATTGGAGGGAGCCAAAACCGGTGATACCGTTGATGTCACACTCGGAGAGGGCGATGACAAGGAGGCCTTCCGGCTAACCGTTAAAAAAGTGACGGAGCCCGAGGTACCGAAACTTGACGAGGAGTTCGTCAAGCAGGCTACCAACGGCGAAGTGACCAGCGTGGATGATTACCGCAGTCGGATCAGAAGCCAGATGCAGAATTACATCGACCAGATGTCGGGCGACATGGTCAAACAGGAAATTATGGACAAGCTGATCAAGGCCCATCCCGATATTGAGATTCCCGAAGGCGTATTGGCCAAGTTTCAGGATGCGCTGCTGGACCGCATGAAGCAGCAGATGCAGGGCCAGCCGTTGCCGGAGGATTTCGATGAGAAGGACTACAAGGAATCGGTGAAGGACGATGCGATGCGCGAAGCCCGCTGGGCGTTTATCATTGATGAGTTCGAGAAGAAGTTCGACGATATTGAAATCAAGCCGGAAGATGTGGACGAACGCCTTGCCACCGAAGCGGCCAGATACGGGCTGCCTGTCGAGATGGTCAAGAACTTCTACGCCCAGTCGGGGGACCAGCTCGAGAACCTGCGACGATCCATCCGGACAGACAAGCTGTTCGACCGGATTGTGAACGAAGTTCAGATGAATGAACTTGATAAAGAAGCGTTTCAGAAAAAAAAGAAATCAGAAAGTAACGAAGAGAGCAATTCATGA
- the cutA gene encoding divalent-cation tolerance protein CutA, which translates to MEHVFVYITAADQKEAEMLSRHIVQERLAACTNILGNISALFFWDDAVQKEQEVALIAKTTVSAFPRLQERVKELHSYECPCVIALPIAMGNPDYLSWIDNEVAN; encoded by the coding sequence ATGGAACATGTATTTGTTTACATCACGGCTGCCGACCAGAAAGAAGCAGAGATGCTGAGCCGTCACATTGTTCAGGAGCGGCTGGCGGCCTGCACCAACATTCTCGGTAATATTTCGGCTCTGTTTTTCTGGGATGATGCGGTTCAGAAGGAGCAGGAGGTCGCCCTGATTGCCAAAACCACAGTCTCCGCATTCCCTCGCCTGCAGGAAAGAGTTAAAGAACTGCACAGCTACGAGTGCCCCTGCGTCATCGCGCTCCCGATCGCCATGGGCAATCCGGATTACCTCTCATGGATCGATAACGAAGTCGCCAACTGA
- a CDS encoding enoyl-CoA hydratase/isomerase family protein: protein MAAIKINKKKHIYWAEINHPETNNAIDFKVMDELEKLLAEIEKNGRIRVLILSGTGHHFFASGENVTAFSSLETEEQSLLMAARMGDILHRLEENRFWTMACINGEVHGGGCELLLAFDFAIASKTASFAFTQTRFGVPPGWGGITRLVERVGRSRALEWLGSNEIISSEEALQAGLINKLSITSELRRNTWEWALELAKCEPDLIEELKKSTRLALKDPREKSLKRERKQFARFWASDEHQNRIAEHLKKSGK, encoded by the coding sequence GTGGCCGCCATCAAAATCAACAAAAAGAAGCACATCTACTGGGCAGAAATCAATCATCCGGAAACCAACAATGCCATCGATTTCAAGGTGATGGACGAGCTGGAAAAACTACTGGCAGAGATTGAAAAGAACGGCAGGATACGGGTATTGATCCTCAGCGGCACCGGCCACCACTTTTTTGCCTCCGGAGAGAACGTAACGGCTTTCTCATCGCTGGAAACAGAAGAGCAGAGTCTGCTTATGGCGGCGCGGATGGGAGACATCCTGCACCGGCTTGAAGAAAACCGTTTCTGGACCATGGCCTGCATAAACGGAGAGGTTCATGGCGGTGGCTGCGAACTACTGCTGGCTTTTGATTTCGCAATTGCAAGCAAGACCGCATCGTTTGCTTTTACCCAAACGCGTTTCGGGGTGCCTCCCGGATGGGGCGGCATAACAAGGCTGGTGGAGCGCGTCGGCCGGTCGCGGGCACTGGAGTGGCTGGGAAGTAACGAGATCATCAGTTCGGAAGAGGCGCTCCAGGCCGGGCTTATCAACAAACTCTCCATTACCTCCGAGCTGCGAAGAAATACCTGGGAGTGGGCTCTGGAGCTTGCCAAATGCGAACCCGACCTGATTGAAGAATTGAAAAAGAGCACCCGCCTGGCTCTCAAAGACCCCCGCGAAAAATCACTAAAAAGGGAGCGGAAGCAATTTGCCCGATTCTGGGCCTCCGACGAGCATCAGAACAGGATTGCCGAGCATCTGAAGAAATCAGGAAAATAG
- a CDS encoding SMP-30/gluconolactonase/LRE family protein codes for MKATVLVFVWVLLTGISHAGYSGDEREVQPESGYLGYIEVFDERLHQVLDTSAVPEIIGDGFQWAEGPVWVEELGGLLFSDVPENRIYQWTEEEGISVYLEPSGYTGHSGRGGELGSNGLIIGSEGELLLCQHGDRRIARMEAPVGRPAPEFATMGEKYNGKRFNSPNDLVQHSSGDIYFTDPPYGLEEYVDDPKKELDYSGVYRIDNGGRVHLLTDELTRPNGLAFSPDEQLLYVANSDPRSALWMVYDVLENGDIANGRVFYDVTDSVGSEPGLPDGMKVTREGNIFATGPGGVWVFSPDGVALGMIKTGEFVSNCALDEGQRILYMTADSYLLRLAL; via the coding sequence ATGAAAGCAACAGTTTTGGTGTTTGTTTGGGTTCTGTTAACCGGAATCAGCCATGCCGGTTATTCCGGGGACGAGCGAGAGGTTCAACCGGAATCCGGTTACCTGGGCTATATAGAGGTGTTTGATGAGCGGCTGCATCAGGTGCTGGATACATCGGCGGTACCGGAAATCATCGGCGATGGGTTTCAGTGGGCGGAGGGCCCGGTCTGGGTAGAAGAGTTAGGGGGACTGCTGTTTTCGGATGTGCCGGAAAACCGGATATACCAATGGACCGAAGAAGAGGGCATTTCGGTCTATCTGGAGCCCTCAGGTTATACGGGGCACTCGGGTCGGGGCGGAGAGCTGGGTTCCAACGGCTTGATCATCGGCAGCGAAGGAGAGCTGTTACTGTGCCAGCACGGGGATCGTCGGATTGCCCGCATGGAAGCGCCGGTCGGACGGCCCGCTCCCGAATTTGCCACAATGGGCGAAAAGTATAACGGGAAACGCTTTAACAGCCCCAACGACCTGGTACAGCACAGCAGCGGAGATATCTATTTTACGGATCCGCCCTACGGGCTGGAGGAGTATGTCGATGATCCCAAAAAAGAACTCGATTACTCGGGAGTGTACCGGATCGACAACGGCGGCAGGGTACATTTGTTGACAGATGAGCTGACACGGCCGAACGGACTGGCCTTTTCACCGGACGAACAGTTGCTTTATGTCGCCAATTCCGATCCCAGGAGCGCCCTTTGGATGGTGTATGATGTACTGGAAAACGGTGATATCGCCAATGGGCGGGTATTTTATGACGTAACCGACTCAGTGGGCAGTGAGCCGGGGCTTCCCGACGGGATGAAAGTTACGAGGGAAGGCAATATTTTTGCGACAGGGCCGGGTGGTGTGTGGGTTTTTTCGCCGGACGGCGTGGCGCTTGGAATGATTAAAACAGGAGAGTTTGTCTCCAATTGTGCTCTGGATGAAGGGCAGCGGATCCTCTACATGACAGCGGACTCCTACCTGCTGCGGTTGGCATTGTAG
- a CDS encoding bifunctional oligoribonuclease/PAP phosphatase NrnA, producing MVKKFAEKLVSHRKLGLISHISPDGDAIGSQLGLYYWLKQMGVEAEMFNDDHVPSNLAWLEGASLIQVPDEGLLDQCDGFVFVDGNHPSRFGNTGPYFEKTQKPIYLIDHHLDVPEGFFRAMWWDAEASSTAMLVYQLYESTKPELLNKAAAEALYSGVVTDTGSFRFATVTSGTHHAIARIIDAGGIKPAEIHEKLYDDKRLQDLHLLGKALDNIALHHNGQLATLYVSGKMLEQTGCSYEDMEGFVNYPLGIRGVMVSVMFSEREGRVKMSFRGKAEVDLNRFARKFNGGGHFNAAGAWHDGPVTDAIDAVVAEMKKHL from the coding sequence ATGGTCAAAAAATTTGCCGAAAAGCTGGTCAGTCACAGAAAGCTCGGTCTGATATCCCATATTAGCCCGGATGGAGACGCCATCGGGTCACAGCTGGGGCTGTATTACTGGCTGAAACAGATGGGTGTGGAAGCCGAGATGTTCAACGACGACCATGTGCCGTCCAATCTCGCATGGCTGGAAGGAGCATCACTCATACAGGTACCTGACGAGGGTTTGCTGGATCAGTGCGACGGGTTCGTTTTTGTCGATGGGAACCATCCGTCCCGCTTTGGCAATACCGGTCCATATTTCGAAAAAACGCAGAAACCGATCTATCTGATCGATCATCACCTGGATGTTCCGGAGGGTTTTTTCCGGGCGATGTGGTGGGATGCCGAAGCCAGTTCCACAGCGATGCTTGTGTATCAGCTCTATGAATCGACGAAACCGGAGCTTCTGAATAAGGCTGCCGCTGAAGCCCTGTACAGTGGCGTAGTCACCGATACCGGCTCGTTTCGATTTGCCACCGTTACCTCCGGTACCCACCATGCTATTGCAAGGATCATCGATGCCGGCGGGATCAAACCCGCGGAAATCCATGAGAAGCTGTATGATGACAAGAGGCTGCAGGATCTGCATCTGCTGGGAAAGGCACTGGATAACATTGCATTGCACCACAATGGGCAACTGGCCACTCTCTATGTGTCCGGTAAAATGCTGGAACAGACCGGATGCTCGTACGAAGACATGGAGGGGTTTGTAAATTATCCGCTTGGCATCCGGGGGGTGATGGTTTCGGTGATGTTTTCCGAGCGGGAAGGGCGTGTGAAAATGAGCTTTCGGGGGAAAGCCGAGGTGGATCTGAACCGTTTTGCCAGAAAATTTAATGGCGGCGGACATTTCAATGCCGCCGGCGCCTGGCACGACGGTCCCGTTACAGATGCAATCGACGCGGTGGTTGCCGAGATGAAAAAGCATCTTTGA
- a CDS encoding thiamine diphosphokinase, which yields MRILILAHGDPPEKPLMEKLTARCDFFIAADGAGNTALELGYPPDLVIGDLDSFRPADGFTGRIIRDPDQETNDLEKALLHAITMNASRVDVLGATGGRLDHTLKNLSVMQQLHDRFGLLAFFDASFYVRILPRDFSLSLPAGHPVSLFPLSGIVEGIVTEGLRYPLNNESLENGRRDGSSNETTGDTLRIRHRSGALLFMAGHTDLLF from the coding sequence ATGCGCATACTGATTCTCGCTCACGGAGACCCTCCAGAAAAGCCCCTGATGGAGAAGCTGACAGCGCGCTGTGATTTTTTTATTGCAGCTGATGGTGCCGGAAATACCGCACTGGAGCTCGGATATCCGCCGGATCTGGTGATTGGCGACCTCGACAGCTTCCGGCCCGCCGATGGATTTACCGGGCGGATAATCCGTGATCCCGACCAGGAAACGAACGATCTGGAAAAGGCGCTGCTTCATGCCATTACCATGAATGCGTCCAGGGTGGATGTCCTTGGAGCCACGGGCGGGCGCCTGGACCATACCCTGAAAAACCTTTCCGTCATGCAGCAACTCCATGACCGGTTCGGCCTGCTTGCCTTTTTTGACGCCAGCTTCTATGTACGCATACTGCCCAGGGATTTTTCCCTGTCCCTGCCGGCCGGTCATCCTGTTTCACTATTTCCGCTCTCAGGCATCGTTGAAGGCATCGTCACCGAAGGGCTGCGCTATCCGCTGAACAACGAGTCACTTGAGAACGGACGCCGTGACGGCTCCTCAAACGAAACCACCGGCGATACCCTGCGAATCCGGCACAGATCGGGCGCGCTGTTGTTCATGGCCGGTCACACCGACCTCCTTTTCTGA
- a CDS encoding sodium:solute symporter family protein — translation MHRIDILIIAAYFLVLIIISVRNRQKNETESSFLLSGRTLTLPAFIATLVSTWYGGILGVGEYSYQFGISQWVLFGLPYYLFAILFAVFLAGRIRQNRALSIPEAISHTYSPRSGAVSAIIIFLLVSPAPYILMLGLLFQFLTGSENHILLYASATALFSVAYVSISGFRAVIRTDMLQVILMYAGFAILLILAVSYAGPPWKITADLTDVHKQPLGGHSIQYLLVWFFIALWTFVDPAFHQRAAAAKTPETARKGIFYSVGFWFVFDLFTVMAGLYGFVILGEISNPVLVYPELGSYLLPAGLSGLFFLTLLATIMSTLDSFLFLSGQTLGRDLVARFWRPEKSVAITRWCMLFSALLGILLITIYPSVIALWYVIGSVLIPGLLVPVLGIYIPFFRLRANAAIAALVLPCGVATLWMALGTITGDDLYHYAFLGWEPFYPGLFTAGVVWLFGRERGHGNPLTTDNSKLQG, via the coding sequence GTGCACCGTATCGACATCCTCATCATTGCGGCGTATTTTCTGGTGCTGATCATCATCAGCGTCCGGAACCGGCAGAAAAATGAAACCGAGAGCAGCTTTCTGTTATCCGGACGAACGCTCACGCTTCCGGCTTTTATCGCAACACTGGTTTCCACCTGGTACGGGGGTATTCTGGGTGTGGGAGAATACAGCTACCAGTTCGGCATCTCACAGTGGGTATTATTCGGACTTCCGTATTACCTGTTCGCAATTCTCTTCGCCGTCTTTCTGGCGGGCCGCATCCGGCAAAACCGCGCTCTATCCATTCCGGAAGCCATATCGCACACTTACTCTCCGCGATCCGGAGCCGTATCCGCCATCATCATCTTCCTGCTGGTCAGCCCGGCTCCCTATATCCTCATGCTGGGTCTGCTGTTCCAGTTCCTGACCGGCTCGGAAAACCATATTCTGCTCTACGCCTCGGCCACCGCCCTGTTTTCGGTTGCCTATGTAAGTATTTCCGGCTTTCGCGCGGTCATTCGAACGGATATGCTCCAGGTCATTCTCATGTATGCCGGGTTTGCCATTTTGCTGATCCTGGCCGTGAGCTATGCCGGTCCGCCGTGGAAGATCACTGCCGACCTTACCGATGTTCACAAGCAACCACTTGGTGGACATAGCATTCAATACCTTCTGGTATGGTTCTTTATAGCGCTGTGGACCTTCGTGGACCCCGCTTTCCACCAGCGGGCCGCCGCCGCCAAAACTCCTGAAACCGCTCGCAAGGGGATTTTTTATTCGGTCGGTTTCTGGTTTGTATTCGACCTGTTTACCGTTATGGCGGGCCTGTACGGATTTGTCATACTCGGGGAGATTTCAAACCCGGTACTGGTTTATCCGGAATTGGGATCGTATCTGCTGCCTGCCGGTCTAAGCGGACTCTTTTTCCTTACTCTGCTGGCCACCATCATGTCCACACTCGACAGTTTTCTGTTTCTTTCGGGCCAAACCCTTGGACGTGACCTGGTCGCCCGTTTCTGGCGGCCTGAAAAGAGCGTCGCCATAACCCGATGGTGCATGCTGTTTTCAGCACTTCTTGGAATTCTGCTCATCACCATCTATCCAAGTGTCATAGCTCTCTGGTACGTGATCGGTTCGGTTCTGATTCCCGGTCTGCTTGTGCCGGTCCTGGGCATCTATATTCCTTTTTTCCGTCTGCGAGCCAATGCGGCAATTGCTGCACTCGTGCTTCCCTGTGGTGTTGCTACCCTGTGGATGGCACTCGGAACCATTACCGGCGATGACCTCTACCATTATGCGTTCCTGGGGTGGGAACCGTTTTATCCCGGCCTGTTTACAGCCGGCGTTGTCTGGCTGTTCGGACGTGAACGCGGGCATGGGAACCCCTTAACAACAGACAACAGCAAACTTCAGGGCTAG
- the tsaE gene encoding tRNA (adenosine(37)-N6)-threonylcarbamoyltransferase complex ATPase subunit type 1 TsaE, which translates to MTEAEKKSSTINRKSESVGETTAAGQRLAEKLAPGDTVLLKGDLGAGKTHFVKGVARYFGVPEDEVQSPTFALVHEYPGSVPLYHLDCYRLNDADQAGQIGLDEYLYGDGICLIEWPEKIDSRLPDQYWVVEIRHINENTRDISIHRSL; encoded by the coding sequence TTGACAGAAGCAGAAAAGAAGTCATCCACCATTAACAGAAAATCAGAAAGTGTCGGGGAAACGACCGCCGCCGGTCAACGGCTTGCCGAAAAACTGGCTCCTGGCGACACGGTTCTTCTCAAGGGAGACCTCGGAGCCGGCAAAACACACTTTGTGAAAGGTGTTGCACGTTACTTTGGCGTTCCCGAAGACGAGGTCCAGTCACCCACGTTTGCCCTGGTCCATGAATATCCCGGATCGGTACCTTTGTATCATCTTGATTGTTACCGGCTTAATGATGCAGATCAGGCCGGCCAAATCGGCCTGGACGAATATCTTTACGGAGACGGCATTTGTCTGATAGAGTGGCCCGAAAAAATCGACTCCAGGCTCCCGGACCAATATTGGGTTGTCGAAATACGCCACATCAATGAAAATACCCGGGATATTTCGATTCATCGATCGCTCTGA
- a CDS encoding bifunctional response regulator/alkaline phosphatase family protein: MNVSILWVDDEIEQLKPHIIFLKNKGYDVTPVTNGEDALSLVSKEKIDIIFLDEQMPGMDGLTTLNELKKMKPGLPVVMITKSEEEQIMEDAIGGKISDYLIKPVNPNQILLTVKRILDRHRIRDERSAQTYLQSFNEITALINDQPEWNEWISIYRRLVNWQLELKSSEEGLQQVLQDQFDTANMEFGRFIENEYYDWLRSSREDRPMLSPDLIEEYVMPVIDEGKSTFLFLIDCMRYDQWLVFEKMLTPYYNISTDFYYSILPTATPYSRNAIFAGLYPSQIERHYPKLWMSNDENETSLNQYEAELLTAQFERKKKDFKPKYEKILQTAEGKRISDKIINYTQSKFSAFVINFVDTLVHSRSDSPVLKEIAPDVPAFRELTRTWFAHSSLFQMLKKLSDQDVNIIITTDHGSIRALRDTKVLGDRDTSTSLRYKFGRHLRCDNDAAIYIDKPADYFLPRGNMNTNYIIAKEDYYFVYPTNYNKYQNKYRDSFQHGGASMEEMILPLARLQSK; the protein is encoded by the coding sequence ATGAACGTTTCCATATTGTGGGTAGATGATGAAATTGAACAGCTTAAACCCCATATCATATTTCTGAAAAACAAGGGGTATGATGTGACCCCGGTAACCAATGGGGAGGATGCCCTTTCGCTGGTTTCAAAGGAGAAGATAGATATCATCTTTCTGGATGAGCAGATGCCGGGAATGGACGGATTGACAACGCTGAACGAGTTGAAAAAAATGAAACCGGGTCTGCCGGTGGTCATGATTACCAAAAGCGAGGAAGAGCAGATAATGGAGGATGCCATCGGCGGGAAGATTTCCGATTATCTCATCAAGCCGGTCAACCCCAACCAGATCCTGCTTACGGTCAAGCGTATCCTGGACAGGCACCGTATCCGTGATGAAAGGTCGGCGCAGACCTACCTCCAAAGCTTCAACGAGATTACGGCACTTATCAACGATCAGCCTGAGTGGAATGAGTGGATATCGATTTACCGCAGGCTGGTTAACTGGCAGCTGGAGCTGAAGAGTTCGGAAGAGGGGCTGCAACAGGTGCTGCAAGATCAATTCGATACGGCCAACATGGAGTTTGGCAGGTTTATTGAAAACGAGTACTACGACTGGCTGCGCTCCAGCAGGGAAGACCGCCCGATGCTTTCGCCGGACCTGATCGAGGAGTATGTCATGCCTGTAATCGATGAAGGAAAGAGCACTTTTCTTTTTCTGATCGATTGCATGCGCTATGACCAGTGGCTTGTTTTCGAGAAGATGCTCACGCCCTACTACAATATTTCTACCGATTTTTACTATTCCATTCTTCCGACTGCTACTCCATATTCCAGAAATGCCATTTTTGCTGGACTCTATCCATCGCAGATCGAACGTCACTACCCCAAGCTCTGGATGAGCAATGATGAAAACGAAACATCGCTGAACCAGTATGAAGCGGAATTGCTGACGGCGCAGTTCGAGCGGAAAAAGAAAGATTTCAAGCCCAAATACGAAAAAATTCTGCAGACGGCCGAGGGGAAGAGAATCTCCGACAAGATCATTAACTACACGCAGTCGAAGTTCAGTGCTTTTGTGATCAACTTTGTCGATACCCTGGTGCACTCGCGATCCGATTCGCCGGTGCTCAAGGAGATCGCTCCCGACGTTCCGGCATTTCGTGAGCTCACACGAACCTGGTTCGCCCATTCCTCGCTTTTTCAGATGCTGAAAAAGCTGTCTGACCAGGACGTGAATATCATCATTACAACCGACCACGGCTCCATACGGGCGTTACGGGATACCAAAGTACTGGGTGACCGGGATACGTCCACCAGCCTCAGATACAAGTTCGGCCGGCACCTCCGTTGTGATAATGACGCGGCCATTTACATCGACAAGCCCGCCGATTATTTTCTCCCCCGGGGGAACATGAACACCAACTACATCATTGCGAAGGAAGATTACTATTTTGTCTACCCGACCAATTACAACAAGTATCAGAACAAGTACCGGGATTCGTTTCAGCACGGCGGCGCATCCATGGAGGAGATGATCCTCCCCCTGGCGCGCCTTCAGTCCAAATGA
- a CDS encoding ComEA family DNA-binding protein produces MGVVNPGQFVLIMFKRRWFFWMERLQITPGERRVMLSLMAVSVLLAGFSLFGPARTVYDESYYEPVLEEFHRLSGVRADERDVILARYRPGGNRPAFTASLMDGRWHPSESPLLVVRHTSDPPVKTARESGTDTRDRPQGDGSANESRVNIQIADREALMSLPGIGPAIADRIISYRESEGPFREPSDLLNVSGIGPVTLERIRDLVYVE; encoded by the coding sequence ATGGGGGTAGTCAATCCCGGTCAATTCGTTCTTATCATGTTCAAGCGTCGCTGGTTTTTCTGGATGGAGCGCCTTCAAATCACCCCCGGTGAACGGCGTGTGATGCTCAGTCTGATGGCCGTCAGTGTTTTGCTGGCCGGCTTCAGTCTGTTTGGTCCGGCCCGGACCGTATATGATGAATCCTACTACGAGCCGGTGCTCGAGGAATTTCATCGCTTGTCCGGGGTGCGGGCGGATGAGCGGGACGTCATACTGGCGCGCTACCGTCCCGGGGGAAATCGTCCGGCCTTTACAGCTTCACTGATGGATGGACGGTGGCATCCGTCGGAGTCGCCACTGTTAGTAGTTCGCCATACGAGTGATCCGCCGGTGAAAACTGCAAGAGAGTCCGGAACGGATACGCGTGACAGGCCGCAGGGGGATGGTTCGGCAAATGAATCCAGGGTGAATATCCAGATAGCCGATCGTGAAGCATTGATGAGTCTGCCGGGTATTGGTCCGGCCATCGCCGATCGTATTATTTCCTATCGCGAGTCGGAGGGTCCCTTTCGCGAACCGTCGGATCTTTTGAACGTATCGGGAATCGGACCGGTTACATTGGAGAGGATCCGGGATCTCGTCTATGTCGAATAG